Within the Sarcophilus harrisii chromosome 2, mSarHar1.11, whole genome shotgun sequence genome, the region tttttccaaccccatttggaatttccttggcagagatactgaatggtttgcaatttccttctccagctcattttacagatgaggaaatggaggcaaacaggtgaAGTGACGTGTCCAGGAGCACATAACTAGtcagtgtctggggctggatttgaattcaggaagatgagtcctcctgactctaggtccagtgcaCTATAGTACCCTACCTGCCAAAGGCctcagaagagaagaaataaagttaAGTAGGACTTTGGAAAGATTTTTGTAGATGAgattttatctgagacttgaaagaatCTAGGGAAGCCAGGacaagaagacaaaaagagaaagcttACCTAGCACAGGGGACAGTCAATGAAaaggcttggagtcaggacaTGGAATATCCTGCAGACCActgtcacagaatcatagaatacaAAGAGGGAATTAAAGTACAAAAAGCCCAGAAAGGTAAGGAAGGGGCCAAGTTATGAAAGCAAAGGGGAAGATTTTGTTTGCTCCTGGAGATGACAGGAAGCCGATGCAATTTATTGAATAGCAGGGAGGATGATATGGTCAGAGCTGCATTTTAGAAAGGTCACCGACAGCCAAATGTTTGAGGAGAGAAATTTGAGGCAAGGAGATTTAATCAGCAGGCTACTGCAAAAGTATAACTGTGAGATGGCATGAAGACCTCCACCAAGGTAGTTGCAAtgtcaaaagagagaaagggacttaCATAAGAGATGTTACTGAAGATGCAAATAACAGACAAAGACTTGACCATCTGGGGAGAGGGAGTAAGGAGTTAAGGATGACATCTAAGTTGTAAGACTAGACAACTGGGTACTTTTGAAAAACTGTGTCAGGTATCCTATTCCTAGGcctaggggaagctaggtggtccagtgaaTAGACCATCaaagacctggagtcagaaaatctttagttcaaattcagtctcagatatttactagctgtgtgaacctgcaTAGGTCATCTAACCCTGGTtgtctaaaataaaaaagaaaagagaagactttttCAGAAAATGATTTAGAGGAAGAAGGAACTTGGTCACTTCTGAAAATCCTGTTAGCATGGGATGGCCCAGATTTCATTGTGAGGGTTTTCTGACTTTCTTACAGATTGAAAACCCAGGACAGCGACTCAGTGATCCCCTCGAGATTTCATTCCCATGCCATCCTCACCCAAGACCAGGTCAGAAGTCCTGCCCAATCCCTCCTTGCTCAGAGAGGAAAATGCTCTCTGAAGCCTGGTGTGAAACCCCTGCTAATTCCCCACACATTCAGCTGGTTTATGGCAGCCACTGCAACCTCGGCTCCCCTCCAGCTCCATCTGTTCCTCTTGTAGCAGGAAAAACTCAGCCCCTCACCAGCAGGAGCCATGCAGAGAAGCAATGATTCATTACTTCTGGTGATCCCAGTAGTATCCATCCCTGAGTCAGTAGCCATACACATCAATTGCTGGCCAATCCCCATATTTTCACCCAGATCATGTTGAAATAGATCTGCTTTTCAGTCTGGCTGGCTGCTACTGCTGCCTCTCCAGAGTGGTTTCCTTGCTAGTGAATCCTTGAGTTTGCCCTCATCTCTTCCATAATGCCTTAACCAGGTGAGCATATGAGGTTTACCTGTATCAGGTATACCTCTTCCTTGTGCCTCACTCACTCAGCCCTTCGCCACAAATTACACTGTTTTTATCTTGGTTATAAAGAGTGACAGCACTGAAATCAAAGGACTTGGGTTTAAGTACTAATCTGCacatttctagctgtgtgacttgggcaagtcaatgaatgactgaatgacttaaaaaatgaatgagtgaatgaatgaaaaagcatatattaaaaacctactaagtcctaaacattggggatacatatatataaagcaaaaacagttcatctctcaaggagtttacattttaaagaggATGACAATATATGACTCAGAACAGTAGCCAAGTGCTTTGGTCTACAACTGGGGTGGGGAACATCCTGCCTGCAgatcaaaatcatttgctaaggaaACAGGATAATTATGAATTGAAAGCTAGGTACAATAGTCTCCTACTGTTTGAGTTCTATAAGCAAATAATTTTGTATGACCCATGCATAATGTTATAAagatccaaatggcccttggcagaagaAAATTTCCCTACCTGTGGTCCAGAAAACTACAGAGATGGTCACTGGGATGTAGGGGAGTAGACTAATCCATCCCATCCAGAAATAATGGCAGAGTTGATTTGACCATGGTTCATGGTTTCAGAACTATAGAGATGGAGGGAGAACACCCACTGAGATTGTGGGATTAGGGGGAAAGGCAAGGAGGTTGTTAAGGTTACAGAGAAGTTGGCTTCAATCAGGAGTCAAGTGAAACACAAGTGGggtttttcttggaattttgtGTAATAGTGGAAGATGGCAGACTTATAGAGAtggtgaaaaggaaagaatgcGATTTCCtccaaggtttcttccagctttgaATCCAGTCATCATTGCCTATATCCATCCTCTAACTCCCTCAAGATGGGAAACAATTCATTTATTGCTTCTTTATCCTATACCTTGTGCTGTGCATACTGTAAATGTTCAAAAATGTGTATTAACCAAAAGTTTGGTTCATTCCTCTACTCTTGgtggagaaaataaaaggaaactttCCCAAACTTGGGTTATATAAATATGggtagaggaagggggaaaggataaCTCTTGGATCTGGTACTGGGCAaagaaatttcaatttcaattgctctttttctttgcctcttctctctcctccctcttacTAAGATCCTAGTTAGGAAAAAGAAGTGGGGAGATCACAATGAATTTGGCCAAACTTGAAGTCAAGCTTTTAAGAAGGCACAGATAGATTTGTTCTGTCCAAAGGACCTCACAGTGATTGTTGTTGATGTCTCATAAGCTCAGGACAATAGGAACTAACCATGTTCTATAGGTCATTGACAACACCTTGACTCTGTCCTGTCTTTCTGCCCACAAAGAATCACAAAGCTGAAAGTTATCTGAGAAGTCATCTCATCCAAATCTCCCTTTGCCTCCTCCCCTttttatacagataaggaaactgaagcccaggggaAGTCGGGTTACCTGCCCAAATTCATACTCACATCCATAtttttccctccccactcccccattccctagacagcaagtaatccaataaaggttaaacatgtgcaatttttctaaacatatttccacattcatcaggCTTCTTGAAGGCAATGTgatttaatattaaaaagtattGAACATTCCTAGTGAACTCAAAGTTGTGGGGTTCGAGTTCAAACCTCacttctgccatttactacccATCTTTTAATTTCTTGGAACCCGTTTCCACTTCTAGAAAATGTTCAGATTAGGAAGCCTCTTAAATCCCTTCTGGTCCtaatctatgaccctatgactCCAAATTCTTTAATTCCATTTCTTCCACAATCATCCCTCAGCCATCTTTGTCCCTGGAATCAGGGAAGGCTTACCCTCTCCTATTCTCTTGCTAGGATCCCTGAAGTCAGAGCAATGTGAAATCTGCCCAGAGTCACTTCTTgattcaacaagtgtttattgaaCGCCTCCTATGTACTCTGCTCTGATCCTATCACCATTTTTGACTAACCAAGCTTAGGACCCTGGGCTCAGGAAGCCTGGCCTCCCCTCTGTAAGACTTGTCATGAGGTAGAAATCAGCACATGCCATATCAATAGATGGGTTCCCATCCAAGAATTGTTggtattcagtcatgtctgactctctgtgctCCCTTTTGGGGTTCTCCTGGCAGAGAtaattagagtggtttgccatttccttcttcagtttattttatatatgaggaaactgagacaaatgggctAAGTGAtctgcccacagtcacacagctaggaagtgtccaaGGTTAGCTCTGAACTCAAAAGATAAATCTTGACTCCACTAACGACCGAATGACTCTTGAACCTACCACTGAGTCTGTCTCCCTCTTCCAGCAGGCTTCTTGAAGGCATCACTCCCACCTCCAGCTGCCCTCAGCCAAACATTCGCATTGCCAGCCCCTCTCCTCCCACCCCTGCGAACATGGAGAGCCTCAATGACGTGCACAACCCGCTGCTGGCCAGGAGCAACGGTCACCTCGCCAACTCGTATCCATTCCGGGAAGACTCCCCGACTTGGGACTGCCAGCAGAAGTTCTACTCCTACTTCTTTGGCGGAGCTGGCCAGGCCAGAGCCCACCAGCTGTTAGACGCGGGGTCCCTGCAGCTGGCTGTCGAGGCACTGTATGGGTCCAACTTTCTCCTCATGAAGGACAAAACAAAGGAGTGGAAAGCAGAGAGCTGTGAGACCACCTTCACTGAAGGCAAGGAGTCCCAAGCCTGTCCCTCCGAAGAAGTCCAGAAACTCAGCCAGACTGAAGAGGAGGCCAAGATTCAGACAGTATCCTTTGAAGTGGAAGATGAGTTTCTGGAGGTggaggaagaagatgatgatgaggTGAGTTTGATGGGAAGTTGTGGGGTGAGAAAAGAAGGCGGAAGCATCCACTGGGCTTGGACAATAGAGTTGTCTCTGCCTTTGTTCATCACTGTGAAAATTTGGGTAAATGCCTTAAATTCTCCCaactttcatttctgaaatagTTGCTATTCGTATCTATAGCTTCCTACTCTGTTGCTCTCTGTGTCTATTCATGGGAAACACTAGACTATTTGCATACTATGCCATATTTCAACTTCTCTTTTGAAAATGGTGCTGTCCCCTAGACTAAGACAACAGTCTTAGGTTCTTAAGCTGTCATTCAACCTGACACATCTCTGAAACTGCATCAGAGGTTGGCCCAGCCCAAGTTTCTCTTAAATGGTGGATTGCAACTCCACATAAGCCCCTCAtccacataactgaatgtggggatcacagaattatgatttattgtgatatgttattaatatttgatttgtatacttattttatatacctgggatcatgtaaaaatttcttgggcaaaaaggagttgAGAGTggggaaagtttaagaagctgtgtATCCAGGGGATCTGAAGAGGCTACCCATGGACACAGGGTGGAATTAGCCCCTGGTTATTTGAGTCCAAGGATCCGGGGGTGGGGAGCACCTCCTTCCCAGGCTCCCACTTTTCAGGATTGTCATGACCTAGAACATTCTTGAAATCCAATAGGGAGTATGTTCCCCAAGTATCCTATGTGGCAGAGTTAGGATAGAAAACTGTTTTGTTAGACttcctctttgggatatatatgtTAGCAATTGAGAAGCCATTGGGTCAGCCTTCCATAAAAACCCCTCCAGAGCCCCAGAACAGAAGAGATCCTCATGGGTATTCATTCACTGAGAACTCCTCCTCCTGcactattatcattatcatcatcatcatcatcactcaaAATTATATAACTTAAGATTTCCTCATAATCAATCAGTCCACAAATATtttcaagcacttactatgtaatGTCAAGCAATAAGaataaaagtacaaagaataaagcTATCCCTACTTGTAatgagctcatattctaatgagagacacatccatataaaatatacatagtataaatgtaaaataaataatacaaatatatacaaaagcagTCAAATCCAATGTAGTTTAGGAGGAAAGTACACCAGCACTTGTGggaaatcaagaaaggtttcatgcAAAAGATGGTGCCTGAGCTACATCTCAAACTGAAAAACTCTATGAGGAAGAATTAAAAGGAAGGGGTGCATTCCAGGCCAGGTCACCCTATCAGCATATATATTAAGAGTTGAGGGCCAGTTGTTCTGGTCTATATCTTGCGATTGGACTCTGATAATTCTGTAGGAGAGAGTGAAACTAATggctttttaaagtcattttttaagtatatttttatacttaattatatttatatatatacttatatatatatacttatataaatatacttaagtatatttaagtatatttttaaagtaaaaataactttatttttcaaaatacatgcaaagataattttcaacattcactcttgaaaaaacttgtgttccatattttttctctccctttctacctcccccatcccctagacagcaagtaatccaatataggttaaacatgtacaacttttctaaacatatttccacattcatcatgttacgcaagaaaaatcagatcaaaaaggaaaaaaagaaagagtaaaaaaacaataacaaaaacaaaaagtgaaaatactacgttgtgatccacattcagtccccatagttctctttctggatgagatggctctctccatcacaaatctattagaattggaaGCTAATGACTGCATAGTTCTGCCTTAATGTAATTCATAGGCAagtcaccctcctgatgtcatgggtcctcttccagaatgaaggatgaacaacaaccaGAGCTGACACTTAAACCCAGGTCACCCCAGGCTGACTCCTACTTTATGTAAAAGATAGGATACAGGAGAATACTCTGAGGCACAAGTTCTAACCCCTAAGGATCCTGTGATTAGACCTCAGGGAATCTCTgactttttatcattattatgttggtaactattttaatataattgggtTCTATGtatgttatgcatttaaaaatatttttctattttctgcctTCTCAATGAGCGGCAGAAAGGGTAGAGGgaattgggggaaaagataaaactaaataaatattttattagactGCTAGAGGGGCTCATGGCATAAAACGCTGAGAATCCCCGTCCTAAAGGGAAGATAGGGCAAACACTGAAAGACAAATATCTCAAATCTGGGACCCAATATCAAAGATACTCTCATCCTCAGGCTTAGTTTAGATTTCTGGgaccctttctctttccttcctcctcccaagGCAGGAAGTTGGGCTTAAAGCCTAACGGCTCTCCTGCTCTCTTCTAGAGTGACTCCTCCAGTGCCAGTGAGAGCGAAGACGGTTTTCTGACTCTCCCACCCCGGGACCACCTGGGGCTAGCCATCTTCTCCATGCTCTGCTGCTTCTGGCCTTTGGGCATTGCTGCCTTCTACTTCTCACAAAGGGTAAGGCTCACTTGCACGACAGAGCATgactttttttcaaatgaaaggaCCATCCTGGCTGTGCTTTACACCATAGAGGGAAGTCAGGTCTTTACATATTAGTACCTTCTACACCCAGGCAATTGGGCCTCAGGAGGGCTGTGAATTAGGCAATAATAACTCCTAGTCCTGGGACTGGTACTTCTGGGCCTGGAAAAGGATGGTCTCAGCTGTGTCTAGTAAAAACCTGAGAAATAACTAtctatagatgatagatagatctacgtgtgtgtgtgtgtgtgtgtgtgtgtgtgtgtgtgtgtgtgtgtagagataTGTGgtgaggaagagaaacagagacagaaggagagatagacagagagagagagagagagagagagagagagaaagagggagagagggagagagggagggagagagagaaagagggagagagggagagagggagagaaggagggaaagggggaaggggggagggaaggagggaggaaaagaaggagagggaggaaaggacagagagggaggaatggagggaacaagagagggagagagaaagattatatatgtgtacagcTAACTCTTCAACAATCCCCATATTGGTTTTGTAGCATATGGGACTATGCTCTTTCATTTTCTCAGTATCTTCTCCCCACAACCcaacaaaattatttgttaagATATTCTTTTCCCATTCAAAGCTACTCTTGATAGTTTAAGGTGTCTTTTTTCAAACATGACTTCACTTGGGTAGCCGTTAGGGGTGAAGGGAGTGCTGTATAAATTATCCAAGACATCATGCCTAATTGGGGACAAATAGGAATGGCCCTTCCCTGTCTTTCCCCCAAAATTGCCTCATCCCATTTTTAATGGCACCCATCTACTCAAGTGATTCAACCCTGTCCCTCTGGTTGGCTTAAATCAGGGATTTTTTAGAGAATGGCCAGAAGAAGGAAGAATCCCTGGGGAAGGACATTCTTTCCCTCATGAGTTTGCACCGCCTTCACCCCCATCCTCAAGCAGCCCATGAAGGATGGCTCCAGAGTAACGGTGGTCTTATTTGTGTGTCTTCCTTTTCCTAGACCAGCAAGGCCATCTCCAAAGGGGACTTTCACCTGGCCAGCACAACTTCTCGACGGGCCCTCTTCCTGGCCATCCTCTCCATCACACTTGGCACTGGTGTCTACATTGCAGTGGTGGTGGCACTGGTGGCTTACTTGTCCAAGAGCAGCCAGGGCTAGCGGGACCTGGGTTGCCCCCCTTGAGCAACACTCAATCCCTCCCTCGTCAGTGGTTCAGGAGAGCCCTGAATCTCTCCATCCATGGGTACTAGTACCACAGGTATCCTGGTGTTCCCAGACGAGAGCCAGAAGCCCTGGACTCTCAATTTCTAACATAAACCCCAGAAGGATCTGGGGAAGAGAATGCTATCAGAATCACATCAGTCTAGCCTCAGAAACTCTTGATCTCACCTCATTATATTTAGTTCTCCCCTCATATAGGCCCCCACTCAAATAAGGGGTACAAAGTTTATTCCATGGGCTCCCTTTTCTTGTCCTCCAACTCTGTCAAAGATGTCACAGTGGTCAATGCCCTAATCAAGTTATGCCAGGCCTAGTACTAGCTCTGGCACGAGAGCAAgtctgaaacacacacacatctcatTTCCACCCATTTCTGTCTCTGCTGGAGACAACTCCACATACATTGAAAACTGCTAACTCCCTCATCCTCCCAAGTCtcaagggaagggagaggaacaTGGAAGAATGATGGAATTGCTTGATTTTTGAGGTTGCAGGAAAAAGTAGGGGATCTGATCAAAACCACATGACAGCCACCTGACGTTCAATCAAGCTGGAAACAGACCTGATCACCCCAACACATGGATCTTGAATTTCCCATTTGGCTATGACAAAATGGATGCATTCCCATTTGCTTTTCTCTCGCCAAATATGGGAAATatccatttcaattcaattaaacaaatatttattaaattcctgccCTGTGCTTTGCACAGGCTAGGTACTGaaggagatataaaatttaaagaatgcGTATCTTTTATCTTCATGGAATTTTACACTCTAGTAATCTTTGATATATTATGTAATGTTTCCTTTTGCCACCTGGTGAACTATGGTTGAGCTGTGAACAGAAAATTAATGATTGGtcattaaaaaactttaaaaaatgtttacttttattttctctaaagaGGTAATATCAAGAATCCAATCAGTGCATGGGCAGACATGGAGGAGCAAATAGATTTGTTGTTGAAACATCAGTCTTGAGGTCCCTTTTCTCTCAAGAGACATGGAAGATCATAGGATCCTTGACTGCTTCCAGAAGGAACCTTATAAAGAACATCTTGTCCAACTACCtccttttatagtggaggaaactga harbors:
- the SYNDIG1L gene encoding synapse differentiation-inducing gene protein 1-like; its protein translation is MESLNDVHNPLLARSNGHLANSYPFREDSPTWDCQQKFYSYFFGGAGQARAHQLLDAGSLQLAVEALYGSNFLLMKDKTKEWKAESCETTFTEGKESQACPSEEVQKLSQTEEEAKIQTVSFEVEDEFLEVEEEDDDESDSSSASESEDGFLTLPPRDHLGLAIFSMLCCFWPLGIAAFYFSQRTSKAISKGDFHLASTTSRRALFLAILSITLGTGVYIAVVVALVAYLSKSSQG